A single genomic interval of Natator depressus isolate rNatDep1 chromosome 14, rNatDep2.hap1, whole genome shotgun sequence harbors:
- the ST6GALNAC2 gene encoding alpha-N-acetylgalactosaminide alpha-2,6-sialyltransferase 2: MGAPRWARLCLLLLAAVTLWVLLCGHDRDAQAPPKPSLLQQESLLLVPGGMSRHAGNHDLSRESSMVRGKPSKYSSEPGKAKPTKEQASSCPQSLTSKVKADPRFGKLFRFHIPVMMWARHVTQETRNRLKERSVPYGWQGLSDTAIASTLHLLNDSANSWLFDKARFPEGCVRCAVVGNGGILNGSRQGKEIDAHDFVFRLNGAVIKGFEDDVGTKISFYGFTVNTMKNSLIAYGEYGFTQIPQSKDLRYIFIPSDIRDYVMLKSAILGSRVQEGYDRGDDPRTYFGPETSAKKFKLLHPDFIHYLTVRFLRSEIINTQYGYLYMPSTGALMLLTALHTCDQVSAYGFITDNYRKFSDHYYEREKKPLVFYANHDMLLEAELWKSLHRAGIMKLYQR; the protein is encoded by the exons ATGGGGGCTCCGCGATGGGCGCggctctgcctcctgctcctggcGGCGGTAACGCTGTGGGTGCTCCTGTGTGGGCACGACCGAGACGCGCAGGCTCCCCCGAAGCCCAG CCTGCTGCAGCAAGAGTCACTGCTGTTGGTGCCTGGAGGGATGTCCCGACATGCTGGGAACCATGACCTGAGCAGAGAAAGCAGCATGGTCAG AGGGAAGCCATCTAAATATTCTTCTGAGCCTGGCAAGGCTAAACCCACCAAGGAACAG GCCAGCTCATGCCCCCAGTCACTGACGTCAAAAGTGAAGGCAGACCCCAGGTTTGGGAAGCTCTTTCGATTCCACATCCCGGTGATGATGTGGGCGCGGCACGTCACCCAGGAGACCCGGAACAGACTGAAGGAGCGCAGCGTCCCATATGGCTGGCAGGGCTTGTCCGACACAG CCATTGCTTCCACCTTGCATCTGCTCAACGACTCTGCCAACAGCTGGCTGTTCGACAAAGCCAGGTTCCCTGAAGGCTGCGTCCGCTGCGCCGTGGTCGGGAATGGAGGGATTCTCAATGGATCCCGGCAAGGCAAGGAGATAGATGCCCATGACTTTGTTTTCAG GCTAAATGGGGCTGTGATCAAAGGCTTTGAAGATGACGTCGGGACCAAGATATCCTTCTATGGTTTCACGGTGAACACAATGAAGAATTCCCTGATCGCCTACGGAGAGTATGGCTTCACCCAGATACCCCAGTCCAAG GACCTGCGGTATATTTTCATCCCCTCGGACATACGCGATTATGTCATGCTGAAGTCAGCCATACTGGGCAGCCGTGTCCAAGAGGGGTACGACAGAGGCGATGA CCCGCGGACATATTTTGGACCAGAGACATCTGCAAAAAAGTTCAAGCTGCTGCACCCAGATTTCATACATTATCTAACAGTGAG ATTTCTGAGATCTGAAATAATAAATACTCAGTATGGGTATCTGTACATGCCCAGTACTGGTGCCCTCATGCTACTGACAGCTCTACATACCTGTGACCAG GTCAGTGCCTATGGATTTATCACAGACAATTACCGAAAGTTTTCAGACCACTACTACGAGCGGGAGAAGAAGCCTCTGGTGTTCTATGCCAACCATGACATGCTGCTGGAGGCGGAGCTGTGGAAGAGCCTGCACAGGGCAGGCATCATGAAGCTGTATCAGCGGTGA